accccagtgactcaggaggctgaggcaggaggatcgaaagttcaaagccagccttagcaaagcgaggcgctaagcaactcagtgagaccctgtctctaaacaaatacagaatagggctggggatgtggcttactggtacccctgagtacccctgagttcaatccttggtccccccactaaaaaaaaagaagagagatctgGGGGCACAGAGctctgggcaggaggaaggaacCTGGTGTCTCCTGTGCAGCTACTGAGGGCCAGGCATGCTGCTTCCATCTTCTCAGCCACTTTCTGGAAAGCTATTTATTGTTCTCTGGAaagctatttattattttcatttcacaaatgaaaaggCTGAGACTTGACAATAAGTCATTGTGTCAGAGTCAGGGACCAGGCTCAGATGGAAACTGTCAGCCCGCTGACTTTGACTCTTGGGGCTCTCATggcttgcctttctttttctgttttcagatttggggtcCGAAGAGTAGAATACATATAACACATGTCTCCAttcaatgcattctactgtcaaaaGTCACTGCAAGACAATTCTATTGTactgttatgtgtgtgtgtgtgtgtgtgttctcatcTTCATCCTTGATCTGActtccatttctctatttttacctCCCCGATAGAACCCATTCTAATGTGATGGATATATTTGCTTGGATAACTAGAGGTCCTGACTggtgtggagggctggggttacTTACTTTACATTAATAAGCAGCACATATAGAGCTTGTGTTTAAGGCAAGGGGGTGCTGTTAAGAACCACGTGCACTACTGCAGGACAAGTGGGATACCCGGATTCCTGCTTGGGGGAATAAGCTAGGTGACACTGCTCATTGCTCCACAACTACTGGGAGTCAAATTGGCAGGACAGTAGGttttgttcaaagccagctttgaaggaagatagaggaaattttttgtttctaaatttccaTCTTCCTGGCTTTGAGGTGAGGAAAgctttaaaaagagaagagaaggaaaaatgggacaaaaggcagaaaatacaCACATGCAGATTTCTTTAGCCTGAGCTAGACAGGCCAGCAGGAGGTGATCTCCACTCAGCTCCCTTGGCATCTGTCAGGGCAGGGTGGGAAGAGGGCGTCATGGTTAAAGCCTCTATCTCAGCAGGAGGAAGTTGTCCTGGATTTCAGAGGGGCCCTTAATTTCAGTCTGTTTCACATGCACCAAGTGCCACTTGTTTGTTCCCACAGCAGTGACATCTAGGCAGCAAACTATCACAAACAACACTGCGATGGACATCTTCATCCACATCTCCAGACGGACCTATGCAAGAACTCTTCTGGGGTGGGAACACAGGTGTGAGACCGCTGGTTGTGGTGAGTCTACTGTACTTAAATTATTACTCAAGCAGCCTGCACCCATTAAGCATGCGTGTTCCTACTTCCCTTCATCCTTACAAACACTAAATACTCTCTAAAAAGATAGGTCTAAAGCAAcctgtcatttaaattttcttttcactttccacatttttattagtgctttatagttgttcatattgatgggatttgttgttatatattcacacatgcacacaatgtggCAACATAGTTTGAACattatcactccccagcacatccccctccctccccttcccttaccccttggtccctttcctcaaCTGACCTCcgtttgattttcatgagatccccaccctttcacacacacctttcttttcctttttcctccctaagcttccacataggagacaAGACATATGGCCCTTGACCTTCtgactttggcttattttgcttaatgtaaTGGTCTCAAGgcccatctattttcctgcaattgccatcattttatttttctttatggctgaataaaacttcattgtgtatgttGATGGGCACCCAGGCTGGccccataatttggctattgtgaatggtgctgctaacATCATGGCTATGCACATATCACTGTAGTATAATGAGCTgaattttttaggataaatacccagaagtgggcCATACacagttccatgcctagtcttttgaggaacctccatactgatttccatagtggttgggctgatttacaatcccacccacagtggagaagtgttccttttttctccatACCCCTTTGgaattctctcatttttaaaatctgcatttctttgattacaaTTAGTAGATTTTGACAAACATTTGCTAGCCGTTAACCTGTTTTCCACTTGCTATTTCTTCCtcttgactttgtgtgtgtgtgtgtgtgtgtgtgtgtgtggtgctggatggaacatgctaggccagtgcttcaccactgagctacatccccagttccctcttgagttcttaactttttttctggATCAATCCCCTCCTTGATTTTTGCTGTTCAAAATATCGTCTCCCTATCTTTCAGTGGCCTGTTAACTAGTCCGTGGAGTACGCTGATCTTGTTCTTTCCCTGTAAGCCATAAAACAATTTAGTTCAGAAGCCAGTTATCACAAGTCTTGATCCTTTGGATTTTGAGAATAAAGTGAGAAGTTAGGCAAATGTTGGCCTGTGGGTCTTCTGTTGCCTTCAGCAGGTCAGTGTCAATAGCCTGGCTGTCTTTATGTTCCCACAACCCCTTTCAGTAGAGAACCAGGACATGAAGAGCAAGTGTGGACACAGGCTGCAGTGCTGAGCTCTGGATTCAGTCTCTGCAATCCAGGATGTTCCCCGCCCTGCTCAGCATacacccagcagggcagcaggccGGCTGGACAAATGACCAGGTGATGTGGTACTTGAATGGAAGGCTTTCCTGAAAAGTTACCATCAAAAACTGGGTCAGGTGGACAAGTGCTGAGGGAATATTGGCAATGACCACCTGTGAGTAACGAATGTCATGACCTAAGATTGCTCCACACAGAGGGGACCTTGAGACAGAATGTTTAGACACAATCCTGTTGCTCAAAACATTTGCATACCCTTAGTGTCAAACATTCCTTACAATGTCCTGGGAACATCCTACTTATTCTCACCATCCTACTTATTCTCACCTTTCTTCCTCCCAGGAGTCTGCTCATCCTGCCATTGGCCTCATCATCAACACCTGACCTGATGGATACTCAAATCAACTGTCCTTTCCTGTCCACTCACACAGTCCATGTTCTATGACTGGCCCTCACATTCATTGTCTGGGGATGAGCAATTCCATGAAACTAATTCAGAGGAACCATGACAACCTGGAGAGAGGTGGCATCATTGAGAGACTGTTAAGTATTAATATTAATGAGGTCTATAAAGACCTCATACCAATGTGGCCCTCTTGAATGGGTGCTCATGACTTTATGCCCCAGGAATTTTTATCACCTGGCTTAATTTCACCATGAGGCCTCTTTTAGGGGGCTGGGAACACAAAACTTGTCACATTCCTTTATTTGCTTAAGAAAAACAGCACAGTCCTGCTGTCATCTCAAAGTTCAAGTATCAGCAGCCACCTTTTCATAACTTAATAATCAATGATAGTTGTGTGTGGGGATGTGTGTGGGGAGTGGTTCTGAGTAGTTTAAGATCTTCACATTTtgaggttttggggttttttttcaaaaacacattcTGGTATCTCTGTATTTGACCCAgggcagcaagaaaaaaaaaaaaaaaacatggtttgtTCAATTCAGTAGTATTCACTGAAAATTTTCCATGAGCCTGGCACTGTTgggtgtgttttagtcagctattttgctgctgtgactaaaaggacccaactagaacaattatagagaaggaaaagtttatttgagggctcatggtttcagagatctctgtccatagaaggctggctccattcctcgtggctcagggtgaggcagaacatcatggcagaagagtgtggcagagggaagcagctcacatggtgatcaggaagcagagaggagactccattcaccagatacaaatatataccccaaagccacaccccgattcccacctcctccagccacaccttatcaCTTCAGTTACTGCTCCAtgaatccctattaggggattaaatcactgattgggttaagactctgataacccagtcatttctcctttgaaccttcctGTACTGTCTTACACGTAAGTCttggggggacaccacatctaaaccataacagggtgCTGGGAATTTAAAGTAACAAAGACAAGATCATGGTGTTTGATGAACTTACAATCCAGTGGTGGAGAGAAGCATGTAAATAAGTCACCAAACAGGGAAGGGACTGATGCTATCTAGGGGGAATGAACAATTATATCTTCTGCAAAGAGTGATGATTAGGGAAGGGTTCCCAGGGAAAGAGATGTTTCAAGCTGGCATAAAAGCACACTGGAGTCCTGCAggtagagaagagaaggaagttgCTCTAGGCAATGGCAGCCACACAGACAAAGACAAAGAGGTGTGAGAATGTAAAGTATGTTCTTTGAGGACACAGATGAGCTGAGGCCACCTCCCACTGCTGCACCAGCTGTGCACTGCCCAACTGCAGGGGAGGACAGTAAGGCAGGACGGGGATATGAATGATGCAGCCAGGAGTCAGACAACATGGTGGCCTGAGAGAAGGGTGGGATAGAAGTGGAGAGACAAATCATCAGAAATTCctcattcatttcatttgttgCTATAGTCATCAATGTGCAATTGCTCAGCAAATATTGACTGAACAACCATTGGGAATTTGGGGGTTTACCTTACTTCTGCCATTTTTGCCTTCTTCACACACAAAGACCTATTGAGGACCCTCTAGCAAAAAGGTCAGCACTCTTCAAACCTGAGAGACACCACTCACCTACATTTCATTGCCATGTGGATTAGTCAGTGGAACGGAGCCAGCCCCCTGGCTCATCTTCATGCATGGCCAGTTCAACACTCTTATCCTATAAATTAGGAACTGAGGGTCCAAATAAGACTCCCTCAAAATTAACAGCTGGTAAGTTCTAGAGCCTGAACTAGGAGCTAAGTCTCTCAACTTAGATCTCAGTACTCTTTGCACTAAAAGGATAAAGAGTAGTAACTGAGGACTCTGTATTTATTCTTCCAAGAAGGGAGGGTTGTGCCTATACCAGCCAGCTAAGTAACCCCAGTTGCTATTGATAGGTAACTTTGAAATCCTGGTGTCAAGAAAAATTCAGGTCTGACCCTCATCACAACCCAATGTGGGCTGGGGAGCACAGAGGTCTAGCAGTTACACAGGGGAGCAGTGGGATTTTTCTTGTGATAGGAAGGATGGAGAACAGACACCCACTCTTAGGTGCTTCACCTGGAAGGACTCACATCATTGCTGCTCCCGTCCCAGTGGCGACAACAACCATAGAGTGCACTTAGAAGCAAGGGTGCTGAGAAAAGCAGTTTAGCTTCATACTAGGAAGTTGAGATGGGCTCAGTGAGCATCCAACCAACCCATGCCACAGTTAACGTAGGGCAAGTCCACGTCGTGGCTGTTATCCCAATGAGAGCAGCCTAACAGCAGTCAACTGAATGCCTACTTGGTGTCTACCCCAGAGCCATCGCTTCCTTCCCCTGGGCCTTCCCCATTGCCCATTGCACAGGTaggaactgagacccagagaccTGTCCAGGGTCTTAGCCAACCATGCAGCTCCAGAACCTAGGAGGTCTAGACTCCAAGAAGCACTGTGGATAGCAGAAGGTGTTGACAGCAGCACACCTCAGCACTAGTTGTTCGCAGTGGCAAAAGATGGCAGACAGGCctctggggaggagaagggacagGAGAGGGGGAGAGTCCCAGCTGTCTTTTCTCTGTTGCTCCCCTGCCTGCCAGTCATGCTTTCCTCTGACTCCGTCatggaattgtttatttttattggcacaAGCACCACCACTCAGAATATTTGTCTGCAAGGAGAGAGCAGCAGGGGCGGATTCTGGAGCCCGggggtgagtgggcctgtgtgtGCGCTGCCTTAGGTACGCATCTGCTCTTTGGTTTAAACTTAGCTTTCTCCAAAGTGGAGAACACAAACCAGTGCTTCTTTCCACCTCCAAGCACTGTGGATCTCCAGCTGGAGAGGCACGATTGGGAAAGAGATTCAAACATTCAGCTTCTCCCCCAGGTCCAAGCTCCTAAGGCCCCTGAAACAACCTGATGCCTTCAAGCCCTTCCCTGGTGTCAGGTTGGGCTCTCCTGGGGTTGCTCTGTCCCCACAGCAAATCTCCCAAAGCTCTTTCATGTCACCACCATATCCTCCAAACATTCCTATAGTATGTCTGCCTCTTCATCAATCTACctttagtgtttcttttcttttttctttttttttttttgcgagggGGAGggaaccgctgagccacatccccagccctattttgaattttatttagaaacggtctctgagttgcttagcgctttgcttttgctgaggctggctttaaactggtgatcctcctgcctcagcctcccaagccactgggattaatgggcatgtgccaccatgctcagctacaTTTAGTGTTTCTGTAGGTGACATGAACTCCTAGCTATGGAGGATTTGATTCAAATCAGAAAACTATAGCTATACAGCTGGGATTGACTCAATCAATCAACCCACTGTTTATAAAGTTAATGCCTCTTTAGAAATCACATTAGTTCCTGGGATTCCCCAACCCCTAaactttaagcatttttaaactaGTATCCTTGATTTAGGTTGTTGAACTACAGTTCAATGGAgataggcaggcaggcagagaggaaggCAGATAGATTGACGGatgatttttttgagaaaaaagagtaaattttataGCTCCTTGGTGAGAGCTAAATAGCACAGTGGGGGGAGCATTGTGCTAGCTGCTTTCATTTAccttattatctcatttaatcttcatagtaTGATGTTGTCACTTACTATAAGAAAGGCATCTCATTAGACACTGCAAGGgtcaaagtgatttaaaaatgtttctgtccCTCCTGGAGCTCAGACTGGTGGCCATCATGGTTTATCACCATTACAGTCACTAACATTAGTAGCAACATGGCGGGATGGTCCTCGTGATTGGCTGAGCTCACGTTTATGCCAGTACACAAAGTACTTGGCAGacatcatctcatttatttctctacCACATCTAAGGGACAGGCATTATTACTGTTAAACCCATTTTCTGGTCAAATAACTCAAGTCTCAGAGAGATTAAGTCACCTGCTGAGGCATCACACTTGTAAGGAATGAGCTCAGGAGTAATAATAACTGGGACAAAGAATGCAAACAGAGGCCAGAACCCTGGAAAGGGCTACACCAGAGTCACGAATGAAGTTCCCAGGAAGGCAAAGTGTCATTCTTATGGAAGAGCCTGGGAGAGTTATCTGGATGAGTCTGAAGATGAGCTGGTCCCTAAAACTATAGCAAGGCCCCCACAGGTAGATGCAGGAGGGAGGAACTCTGGAGAATGTGACTTTGTGAAGGTGAAGACTCTGCTTGAGATGGAACCTTAAGCAGCCCACCTGGGCTGTGGGAGGAACCCATTCATGTTTCCCCTCACTGATCTTGTCAGCTCTTTTAGGTAGGGTTTCCCCAAAGATATTCATGTTATTATAAAGAGCAGagttatttcttcccattttgccAATGGGAATTATTAAGCCCTGCTCAGAATTGGTAAGGTCTAGAGAAAACTCCCAGGCATGGAGCCCAGAGCCCACAGGAGAACTTAGCCACATGTCCTCAGAGGGATTTGCCTGCAACAAACTGGAGAACCCTGGAGCATCCTGTGTCTGCTCACTccctggagggaggggaaaagggggCATGTCCAGGAAAAGATTCCAGAGCTTTCTCCTGCCAGCTTACTTTCCGTCCACCCTCCATTTCTCCTTGAGCTGTTGGCTCCTCCATATGACACAGAATCTTCATATTGTAATCTCAAATGCACTTGAACCACTGTTCTAGATTCCAAAGTGTCTTCTCTGAAAGCAGGTATAGGACCAGATGTGGAGATGCAAGGTCCTGGCATCCTGTCCCTCACCTTTTCTACAAATCGACTTTGATTCTCTGACAGCTCTGTGCCTGGTTGTGTGCCTAGGACCAGCCTCCTGCCATCCTACAGCAAAGCGGCTCAGGGCTCCTCTCTGAATATGACCAGAAATGAGCCATAAAACAGCCAGTGAACTCACTGTCATTAAGCAGATGAAGTGTTTTTGAAGTAGTGAGGCACTGAGGATGAAGCAAGCATAATTTAGCAGAAATTATTTGTAGGAGAGATGGAGGGTGGGCCACAGGGAGGCCTACCTGGCCGGTGGGACTATGAGGCTGTTGGTACAAGCTGACACGGCGGTAGAGATATCTTCTCCAGTGACCATTTATGACCAGGACAGACAGACTTGTCAGGTTACAGGAGGTGAGGGTGGTAAATCCAGAAGGCATATTCTTCATGGTCCAGTGTCTTGGGGACACTATTCTGGGCTTCTAGGGACATACCCTCAGGTCTCACTGGGCACCCAGTCACTGGGGATCTTGTTCAAATGCAGACTGTGGTTCAGATACTCTGTGAGGCCTAAGGTTGCAGGATTGTGTCTAACCAACCCTCAGGAATGGTGGTGGCTGCTTCTGGGCTGAAGGCTATACATGGGGGATGAGGTGACAGGGAGGCCTCCTCAGGGTTCCCTTGGAAGCAGGAAGGTTTACTTCTCAGGTGTGACttttcaaatttgtatttcatACAAATATCTTGAGGTGTCTCTCTGGGAGTAGAAGAGGTGAGGACCAGGCCTGGAAGTGTAGATTCTGCCTGTGTGAGGGGATTCCAGGGTTGCCTAAGGGCTTGGTTCAACAGATGAGCCCTGGTGACCAGCCATTCCCCAGCAGGAACCCTCTGACTGTTGGTCAGTCACGGCTGTCCATAAGGAGTCAGGTTGGCCTCAACTCCAGAGGACCCAAGGCATGACCTCATGGAGTGGGGCCAGGGGCAAATAGTTCTTGTTTTACTTCCTGGGGACATGAATTTCCTGCTTCACTTACAAAGGTCAGTGGGGTCTGGGAAGAGCTGGTATTCGGAACTCATGAGAAATTAGATTACAGAGCTTGTCAATAACTCTCCTTTGGAGACATCCAAGAGGTGTGTTCCTGATAGCCCCCAAGACATCTGTTCTCATAGATATCATTCATCTGCAGCCAGCAGACAAGTGAGCCAAGGAAGTACATGTGTCAAGTGCTTGGCGGCAGGGTGAAGATCACTCCTGGGGCCATCTTGTTTATTTCTAACACTCATCACAAAGCTAGCCCCCTTCAGCTGAGGAAAAGAGTAAATTTCACCCCAGCTGGGCCTGTTTGTCAACCAGTGCCAAATCATGAGGGCCCAAACAACAAAACACCCAGAAAATGGAAAAGGTCCACTCCATTGATTTCCAACCCATTTCTCAGGGTGGGGGGCTGGAAAGTTATTCTGGGAAGATGGCACTCAGGCTGAAGGGCTGGGAATCGGTCACTGACCTGGCTCCTTGAAATCCCCTTACAGTCGGTATGCTTCTCTGGGCCAAACCATGTGCCCTGCAATAGTGATCTAGCAACCTCCATGGACCCTTGACAGCCTCTGCTTATGGACTCCCATGCTCTGTGGTGTTCCCCCATGCCCTGGACTGGTGGTTCTCAACCTGGTGGATTTCTCAAGGTCTACAGACATCTTTGGCTGTCACAGCTGGGGCAGGCGTGGTTGGCATCTAGTGGGCTTTGGCCAGAGATCCTGACCAATATCCTACactgcacaggacagcccctAAAAGAAAGGAAGATCCAGCAAATGCTGGAGAAAGCCTGCTCTAGGCAAATACTCAGGGGTCTGGAGCTGTCCTGGGAGAGCCAGAGAGGCAGGAAGCCAGGATGAGACTTATTGAAGTCCTTGCCTTAGGGCGAGACACGCCGGCTTCATTCTTCCCCTTAAATCCAGGATGCTCCACACCAGGCTCTCTCAGCCACCTGTCTCTGTTATTTGCCTTTCAAGTTATCATCAGGTGCTCTTTCTGGTACTGCGGCGCGAGGAACCATGAGCAGCAAAGTCTCTCGCGACACCCTGTACGAGGCGGTGCGGGAAGTCCTGCACGGGAACCAGCGCAAGCGCCGCAAGTTTCTGGAAACGGTGGAGCTGCAGATCAGCTTGAAGAACTATGATCCCCAGAAGGACAAGCGCTTCTCGGGCACCGTCAGGCTTAAGTCCACTCCCCGCCCTAAGTTCTCTGTGTGCGTCCTGGGGGACCAGCAACACTGTGACGAGGCCAAGGCTGTGGATATCCCCCACATGGACATCGAGGCATTGAAGAAGCTCAACAAGAATAAGAAGTTGGTCAAGAAGCTAGCCAAGAAGTATGATGCCTTTTTGGCCTCAGAGTCCTTGATAAAGCAGATTCCACGAATCCTGGGTCCAGGCTTATATAAGGCTGGCAAATTCCCTTCCCTGCTGACACACAATGAAAACATGGTGGCCAAAGTTGATGAGGTGAAATCCACAATCAAGTTTCAGATGAAGAAGGTGCTATATCTGGCTGTTGCTGTTGGTCATGTGAAGATGACAGATGATGAGCTTGTGTATAACATCCACCTGGCTGTCAACTTCCTGGTGTCATTGCTCAAGAAGAATTGGCAGAATGTCCGGGCTTTATACATCAAGTGCACCATGGGCAAGCCCCAGCGCCTGTATTAAGGCACATCCTAATAAATCCTAGTGCTAccatcccttaaaaaaaaaaaaaaaagttatcatcaGGTCTTTCTTCCCACATCTACATGTTTTTGGCGGGTACTGgtaattgaaatcaggggcactcgaccactgagccacatccccagccctattttgaattttatttagagacagggtctcactgaattacttagtgtcttgcttttgctgaggctggctttgaatccgccatcctcctgccttagcctcccaagctgctgggattactggcatgcactaccacaccaggCTCAAGATGGTTTTAAAATGTGGATGCGGTACAGCAGGAGAAGCAGGGGAAAGCCAGGGTCTTCCTTGTGATACTTTCCATACTCACTGAAGATGGCAATAATcacaggtagagagagagagtcaggatTGAAACTAAACAGAACCAGTTAGATCTTGACTGCATGTAGGTAAATCATCTGCTCATCTACCTACATGCTGGGTCTTGGATTAAGGTCTGAGCCAGAGAATGTTGAGTGAGGATGAGGGTGCAGTGCGGGTGAGTGGGCTCACAGTGAGTGTGCCTCACTGGATAGTATGGGCACCATGGTGGATGCACGTGTTCATGGCTGGGTGTGCAAGACCAATCAGTCAAATGAATTTGATTCCCAGAGCCTACACAAGTGCTTTGAAGAtaagtcttgttttgtttttcattcatcttAGTCTGCATTAGAAATAAACATGctgggggctggtgatgtggctcaagtggtagcgcgctcacctggcatgcgtgcggcccgggttcgatcctcaacaccacatacaaagatgttgtgtccgccgaaaactaaaaaataaacattaaaaaataaaagaaaagaaataaacatgctGGCATTACATAAacactatatttttattcatttatttttcttatctgagACAGGCAAAACTaaggttttacatgatgtagttAAAGGTATAGGCCTAAGTAAgagtaaatatatttgtttattgggaCTGAAAGTTGTGTATTGCTGTAGGCCAATCTATTCACTATGATTGATCATCTTGTTTGACACTGAGCTTCTTACCAGCCAAGATAAAACAGGAAAGAGGATAAAAGTTACATAACAAAAATGTTCATAGCTGTCTTTGAATAACAAAGTGGACAATTTTCTCAACCATAATTTTACAGCACGTGCAGAACTAACTTTGTCACACAACAAATCTTGATTAAAGCTGAAGTCTAGCATTAAGACACAGTTTAGGGTGACAGTTCTGTGAAGATCCTGAAGGGCCATTGGTTTTAACATTCACTTGGATATGGCATCATAACATCCAGAGGAGTACATATGTCCCTGTTCCTTATGTTCTCTTCCCTAAGTACAATTTCTTTGGCTAGGTTTTTCAGCAGGAGTTCTTTAACAAGTCATCTAAGATAATACTTCCATACAAGGGCCCAGATGCTGGTCTTCGATACCATAAGCAGATGGATAGCTTGAGAGAAGTGCTCATTCATGCTCCATGTTTATATGcacatttctttatttactcatttattttttcccatttgttcttctttccatCCACCCATTTGTAAAACCCTCTCCTAATTTGGGGAAGCAGAATGAGAGGACATAGTAGTTGACAAATTACTTGTTTAGAAGGGTTTAGATGACTGCTAGTTAGAGTCTTCCATCCTCCATCCCCATAAATGTCAGTGT
This sequence is a window from Urocitellus parryii isolate mUroPar1 unplaced genomic scaffold, mUroPar1.hap1 Scaffold_71, whole genome shotgun sequence. Protein-coding genes within it:
- the LOC144252963 gene encoding large ribosomal subunit protein uL1, which codes for MSSKVSRDTLYEAVREVLHGNQRKRRKFLETVELQISLKNYDPQKDKRFSGTVRLKSTPRPKFSVCVLGDQQHCDEAKAVDIPHMDIEALKKLNKNKKLVKKLAKKYDAFLASESLIKQIPRILGPGLYKAGKFPSLLTHNENMVAKVDEVKSTIKFQMKKVLYLAVAVGHVKMTDDELVYNIHLAVNFLVSLLKKNWQNVRALYIKCTMGKPQRLY